The DNA segment ATTATCTTTCAGACTTACTCTTCAGGTAAATTTGCTCAATTTCCTAAAACTTTGTGCCTAGAACAAGTGGAACGAGTATAAAGTTCTGGTCAAAGTATTCCCGAAGTATGACGAAGCTTTTTTGTGAATAAGTTCCCTTTTCAAAGAATATTTGCGGTTTTTTCGATAGTAAGGCTATTATAGCCATGAATTTTATACTTTAAATAAACTTTATTAAAAGATGATTAAAATAAATTTTTATGATTTATAAAAAAACATGAAGACAAAGTAAAATATCTAAATTTTTACTTAATTCTATTGACTGACTATACTCAGTAATTAATAAAAACTCAGCAATAACAACATTTTGGTTGAGTATTTCACGGTTTTTACGGTACTTAATTGGCTGCCAAATCCAATATATTGTATATTATTACACGTATTATGTGAAATTACGATAAAGCACGTATATTATACTCGCCCAAAAGTTGGGACGTGTCTTCTCAATATTTGCCATTGGGATAGAATCTAAAAACTAGCTAGGAATATGTACAAAGCTGTTCCTGGTTTAACTTGCATCATGAGGACGAGCAAGATGCCCAGATCATGAAAAATCACTGGGGTTTTGGTGAAATTTATGTTTAGGGACTTCCAAGAAATAAATTATCCCGATCAAGGTTAGCGTAGCGCATACCACAGAGGACACAGAGTCATGAGAATTTGAGAGATTTTTGGCGTTAGGCGGTGGAGTGTTTTTTTATTTGGAAGTCCCTGATTTGTGGTAATTGTTAAAGTTGTGGCATAAGTTGGAGAGTGCCAAGACCTAAATCTTGAGGTGAACGCGATCGCACTTCAAACAAAGCCATCATATCTCGCAATTTGGGATTACCACGGGAAGCTCCTGTTAGTCCTTTGGCAATAATCAAGGCACAGTAGCCCTTGGTATTTTTACATCGCTGATTCCATTTTTTGCGGGCTTCTATATGAGTGGGATCATCATCTAAAAATTCACCGAACAGAAATAACTCATCATCTTCAGTTTGCAACAAACCCAAATCGTAGCGATCGCCATCAAAAGGATCAGCACCTGGATTAAAGCAAATTGCTTTGAGTCCCCCTGCTGCCAGAATATTTTCAATGACAGTTTTAGCCTTGGGTCGCGAGGTTTGAATTAAAATCACTGGTAATCCGTCACCAACTTTTGATATTTCACCAGCTTGATGAGTTTGCACACCTTGACGCAAAGACTCTAGCATTTCCCAAGATATTACTCCCAAACTGAGAAAAGAATCTTCTGGTATCAAGTCATCTCGCAAGGAAGAAAAATCAGCTAAGTCTTCCTCTCCCATTTCTAGTTCTTCGATATCAAAACCTGCCATTTCCTCTAATTCTGCGGCTAACTGCGGCATGGTAGAGACAGTTACAGACAAAGGTTTAATTGATTCTGACTCTGATTTAGGGAGAGAAATACGATAGCGCCGGCTCAGACTAGGAAAAGTCTCAGTATCTAACTGGTTGTGGTAATCCCGGATAAAGCGGCTCAAACTCTCTAAAGCCACAAAGACTGTAAGTGCCTCTTCTTCATATAAAACAGAGCGCAAACCTTCTAAAGGGTGAATATTACCGAAACTTGGCTCAATTTCTGATATGGGCAGGTCGGCTAAATCTTCGTCGTCCATTTCATCTTCGCCCATTTCATCTTCACTTTCAAAAGTCAGAAATAGGCAATCTTGTTTGAGAAAAGCTTCTTCTAAATTTTCTTGTGATTCATCATCCTGTAAAACTGCTGCCCGAAACTGCTTGAGTGAATCTTCTGAGCGATACAATAAAATTCCGTACTCCATGCCTAGCATCCCCATGACCGAGGCATAGAGTGTCCCCACATCCCAGTTGTTAATCTCTATTGATAAAATTTGCTGTTCTTCTAAAAATTCCCAAGGTGCGCTCTCCCAAAGAGCCAAGGCTTTATCATGTAAGACTTGTGCATACTGCGGAGGTAAATCAGGAACTTGGTTTTCCAGAATTTCCGTAAACCCGCGAAACAGTTCGTCAATTAGGGGCAATTCTGGAACGTAATCAATGGCAATATCTAAATCTTGCAACACACCACGCAGGTAAAACTGAATTTCTCGGTCTTTGACCACAATCTTTTGCGGCCTGGCGGGTTTACCAGGACTGTGGGGATGCTCCATTGCCCGCATTAAGGTGCGAACAATTGCTTCAGGGCCTGTTTCAGGAGATACTACGTCCATGCCGCGGACAACACCCTGTGAGCCATCTACCCACAGAATACATTCACCCTGAGCCTCTGAATCTGAATCCGAGGTGGGCGATGATGACATTGGACGGCGATCGCCCTCCCATACAGAAGGAATTTGAGTTAATGTCTTCAACCGACGACTGGTAGAGCGATTAAAACTTGTCATACAGTAGGTTAATCAAAAAGAAGCTATTTGGAAGTAAACTATGGGGAATAATTAGCACAGGTCGGCGTAAATAGCACAACCCTTTGAAATCAATCACAAGCTTATATAATAAGACTTTTGACGAACGCCCTGCGGTACTAGCCTTGGGTAAAATCTTTCTGGCTACACATGAACAGTTATTGCAACTTGTGTTTGCCACAAGGCTTAAACTCCCAAAATACCGCATCGCTAAACACACTCAATTCCTCAATTCTAGAATAAAAAGTCTTGGCTGCTTTTGACGAAGTGTTTACAATTTGGCAACTAACGATGTCAATATCGCTAGAATTAAAACAAAAACTAAAGGGTGACCCAAGGGGAATAAAAAACCTAGACAGGTTACTGGTTAGACCACTTAAGGAGTTGAAACAGCAAAATGACACAAGTAACTCAGTCCCAACAACGTGGCATTCAACTAAGCCAATCAGCCTTGCTCCAGGTAAAGTCCTTGCAACAAAAGCAAGGCAACGAACTATGCTTACGAGTTGGAGTCCGTCAAGGCGGTTGTTCGGGAATGTCTTACATGATGGACTTTGAGGACACCAGTAAGATCACCCCGCAGGATGAAGTTTTCGATTACGATGGCTTCAAAATTGTCTGTGATGGCAAAAGTTTATTATACCTCTATGGTTTAATGCTCGATTATAGCGATGCCATGATTGGTGGTGGTTTTCAATTCACTAACCCCAATGCTGCCCAAACCTGTGGTTGCGGCAAGTCATTTGGGGTGTAATATGATCAGTGGTCGGTTGTCAGTTGTTAATTACTCTTGATGACTGACTGCTAACTATTGAATATATAACTATTAACTGATTTGCTATGGCTCAAACCGTTGAATTCCTGTTTGATACAGGTTTGGAACGCTATAAAGCTGGCGAAGCAACCGAAACTTTGATCCCTGTATTTAAAGAAGTGTGCGATCGCGCCCCTAAAACAAGTTCAGCGTGGATTTGTTTATCTTGGTTGTATTTGCTAGAAAACAAACCCAACTTGGCTTACAAAGCTGCACAGAAGGCAGTCAAGTTAAATCCACAAGACCCACAAGCCCGAATTAATTTGGCTATGTCCATGCTGGAAACAGGTCAAAAAGGTTTGCGAGAACATATTGAATTCGCAAAACAATTAATTTTTGTCAATGAAGAATGGGAAAAAGAAATTAAAGATAGCATTACCGATGGTTTAAGCCGCAAACCAGATTGGCAGAGTTTGGCAAAAGTCAAAACCTGGCTATTTGAATAATTAAGTCCAGAAGGTAGGGGCTAGTACCGCAAGGCGTTCGTCAAAAGTCAAAAATCAAAAGGCTTTAATTTTCGGATTTTGAACTTTTTGAAATTGTATGCCTATTTACGCCATGCTGTACTAGTTGGTATACAAACCAGTCCCTACTCCCTACTCCCTACTCCCCACTCCCCACTCCCCACTCCCTGATGAAAGAAAAATTATTAAACTGGCTAAATTTATTCTTAGTTGCCGATGTATTCTTAGTTTTATTTGGCTTTATCTGGCTAGCGATCGCAGCCATGGGCGATGCTGCGGGACTAAACTTAGGTTTAGATTTATGGCATCAACTTTGGATGCCTGTGTTTAACCCCGCAATTGGCATCCTCATGGGTGGCGCTATTCTTAGCGGTTTAGTTAGTTGGGTATCGCGCAAATTCCAGGCTGACTGAAAGTTTGTAGTTAGGACTTTAGTCCTATCTTTTTATCTATTCCAAGCTACGCATTCAGCACATCCATACCCAATACTATTCGGTTAAGCAAATTCGTGAGCCGAAAACTTTTGTAGAGACGTTCCATGGAACGTCTCTAAACTCCTTAACCGAAAAGTATTGCATCCATACCTGCCGCACCTCACCTAATAATTTGTGACAACGCTGGCAGCAAATCTGAGTATTCATACTTGAAACCAGCATCTAAAGTCCGCTTAGGCATGACCTGTTGACCTTCTAAAACTACCATCGCGCCATCTCCTAAGAGAGCTTCCAGAGCAAACCCAGGAACGGGTAACCAAGAAGGACGTTGCATTACTTGTCCTAAAGTTTGGCTTAACTCTGCCATCCGAACCGGATGAGGAGCAGTAGCATTATATACCCCTTCCATAGCTGAATTAGTTAAAGCTTGTAAAATCAGGTTTACTAAGTCATCTAAATGAATCCACGATAACCACTGCCGACCACTACCAAGGGGACCACCTGCAAAAAGTTTGAAAGGTGTGATCATTTTGCCCAAAGCACCACCATCACCCAAGACAATGCCTAAACGCAGAATCACAAGGCGCACACCAGCATCTTTGACTTTTTGTGCTTCTGCTTCCCAGGCTTGACAGACTTGAGCGAGAAAATCGTTACCAGATGAACTCGTTTCATCAAAGGTAGCTGTTTCACTCGTACCATAGTAGCCAACAGCCGAAGCATTGACCAACACAGATGGTTGAGGATGAGCTTTAGCTATGGCTTCCACTATTTTCTGTGTACCTAGCTGGCGGCTATTGAGGATTTTCTGCTTTTGTCCCGATGTCCAGCGTTCCTCGGCAATGGGTTCTCCTGCCAGATTAACGACACCATCACAACCAGCGAGCGTATCTTGCCACGAACCAGATTCTGTTGGAGTATAGGTGACAATTTCTATATTAGGAAAAGCCCCTGGGGGAAAAACTTTTTGAGCAGATAAACTGTTACGGGTTAAGACCAGTATTCTATGACCCTGCTTGTGGAGTTTTTCTACCAATCGACTGCCGACAAATCCCGTTGCTCCAGTTATGGCTACTTTCATAACGCAAATGCACCTCAACCAAACCCCTATTTTAATCTTCTATCTCTTCATCTTCATTCATACCGGGATTTATAAGTGTAATATCATACTCGCTAGCATCCGTTCTACCGGAAAGCTGAGTATTTTGTAATAAATAATAAATCGCCCGGATCTGAGGCCCAAAAACTATCTCATCTTCATTCTTTAGATCGTGAAATGGAATTTTGCGTCCATTAACTATCATACCGTTGGCACTAGGCTTTCCTTTGGCATCACCATCGACAATCCGGTAATAATAAGTATTGCGACTATTCTCTCGTGGCATTCTCACTAATGTGGCATGGCGACGGGAGACAAACTGAGACACCAAACGGATATTACACTCTCGGTCTCTGCCAAGAGAGTAGATTGTCTGTTCCAGAATAAATTCCTTGCGACCTTGATCATCCTCAATAATCAGTAGATGATTTTCATGAGTTTCCGTTGCCATTGATACATCGTTGCTACAATACGTTAATATCTAATTAATCAAATTTACTATAAAATAGCATTTTTTAGCGAAAATTGGGTTTAAAGCCCCGTCGTAGAAGGGACATTAAAATATTTTAGTTACACTTAAATATCCCATCCCTAAGTTTCAGAAGGCAGAAGGCAGGAGGTAGCTATGCTGAAGGAACCCACGCTTAAAAACGTGGGATTGAAACAAGGACACCGTATTTCTGGCGCTACGCATCTCGAAATACATCTTCTTTTTTCGTGGGCTTTATACCCACAACTAAAGTTTTTACAGGCGATGAGCTAATCTCCTTAATAAAATTGAGTTGGTGACAACACTAACAGAGCTAAAAGCCATTAATGCTGCTGCGCCAGAAGGACTGAGAACAAAACCAAAATTTGGTAACAATACGCCCGCAGCTAAAGGAATGCCGATTGTGTTATATGCAAATGCCCAGAATAAATTTTGGCGGATTTTGTTGAAAGTGGCACGACTAAGTTGAATTGATGCCACAACATCATTTAAGCGATCGCGCATCAAGACAATTTCGGCAGTTTCCATGGCCACATCTGTCCCAGAATATAAAGCAATTCCCACATCTGCTTGTGATAAAGCCGGAGCATCATTAATCCCATCGCCAACCATGGCGACAACGGAGTGGGGAGTGGGGAGTGGGGAGTGGGGAGTGGGGAGTGGGGAGTGGGGAGTGGGGAGTGGGGAGTGGGGAGTGGGGGATTGTGATCTTCCTTGTAGCTGGAGAGATTTGATCACATCGGCTTTTTTGGCTGGGAGAACGCCAGCCATGACATCAGCGCTATCTAGTCCTAGTTGTTTAGCGATAGCGTTAGCTGCTTCTAATCTATCGCCACTGAGCAGCATTACCCGTAAACCCATCTCACGTAACTTGTTGACTGTAGCCTCAGCATCAGGTCTGAGGGTATCTTTAACAGCAATTAGTCCGGCTAAATTCCCTTCAACTGCTACGCCCACCACAGTTTTACCCTCTTCTGCCAGATGTTGAGCTATTTGTTGTGCAGCGTCACTGGCAAAAACTCCATGCTTACTCAACCAGTCCCAGTTACCCAAAAGTAAGGACAGACCCTCGACAATGGCAGATACACCCAATCCCGGTTCTGTGTGAAAATCCACAGCGTCAGGAATAAATAACTTTTGCTCCTGTGCTGCTTGTTGAATGGCTTTAGCTAAAGGGTGATAAGTGCCACTTTCTACTGCTGCTGCAAGTTGGAGGAGAGAGTAGTTGTGATCATCCCATTCCTCAAAGGGTAAACAATCGGTAACCGTGGGATTACCTGTAGTCAGAGTGCCTGTTTTATCAAATACAACTGTATCTAGCTGGTGTACTCTTTCTAAGACATCACCACCTTTGATTAACAGACCCCGTTCAGCGCCGATGGCAGTTCCAACAAGAATTGCTGTTGGTGTAGCCAGTCCCAAAGCACAAGGACAAGCGACAACCATGACTGCGATCGCTAGTTTTAAACTCGTGAGTAGGGGAGAATGGGTAGAAACCCTCGCGATCGCCTCTGGAGTAGAAAGTGGCGCGTGATTCATCATTTCCATGCCACCAGACATAGTGACATCACTCCAGATGTGAGTGCCGAAAAAGAACCAAAAAACAAATGTCAACACAGAAGCCGTTAACACACCATAAGTAAAGTAACCTGCTACTGTATCGGCTAATTTTTGGACTGGGGCTTTACGGGTTTGGGCAGCTTCTACTAAAGTAACGATTTGTGCCAAAGTGGTATCGCTACCCGTACGAGTTGCGAATATAGCGATCGCGCCTGACTGGTTCAGGGTTCCTGCGGCTACCAAATCCCCTGGCTGTTTCATGACTGGTACTGCTTCCCCAGTCAGCATAGACTCATTTACCGTTGTTTGCCCAAAGCGAACCTCACCATCAACAGGAATTTTATCTCCTGGTAGTACCTGTAACCATTCACCAACACGCACCTTTTCAGCAGGAATCTCGACAATATTTGACCCCAAGCCTAATTTTTCTGGGTCTGGGTTGGGAATCAATCGTGCTATTTGTGGTTGAAGTGCCAGTAATTCCCTAAAAGCGGCTGAGGCTCGACCTCTGGCTTGTTGTTCTAAAGTTCTACCCAGGAGAATAAAACCCAGCATCATCACTGGTTCATCAAAGAAGCATTCCCAACCCATTTGGGGGAACAGTAGCGCTATTAAACTAGCAGTGTAAGCTGTCAGCGTTCCCAATCCCACAAGAGTATTCATATTAGGCGCATTTCGCCGCCATCCCCGCCAACCATCAACTAAAATTGGGCGACCGGGGATTAATATTGCAACTGTTGCCAATCCACAGTGAAACCAGATGTTATTCAAGATTGGCAGTATTTGACCACCCATGCTGCCAAAATGTCCAATTCCCGACAACACCAGCAGTACCCCAGCGATAATTAACTGCCCAAATGAAGAACGCATTTCTCGGCGCTTTCGTTCTTCTGGATCTTGTGAGGTAGATTCCCCTGCTATTTTTTCCCTAGCTTGACGTGGTTGAGAAGGAAATCCAGCTGATGTCAATCGCTGCGCTAGTGCATCTTGGTCTACCGGGCTACGCCCAGCTTCGCTATCACCAAGTTCTGTCTCTACCACTGCTACCTCTGTAGCCAGATTCACACAGGCGCTTTTCACTCCTGGATATTGCATGAGCTGTCGCTCTACAGCGCTTACACATCCAGCACATTTCATCCCCCCAACATCTAGGATAATTTTCTCAGAAGTCGGGGTTGGTTCTGGAGTAAGCTGAGTTTTCGGGGCAAGTTGCATGACAAGTGTTGGGTTCGCTACGAAACTTTAACGCTTCAATAAAAGCGTCTCTCATTTGAGCGTAGGCGAAATTCGGACATATGACAGAACGTCAATGATATTAATTTCATTAATTTATGGCCTTGGGCTGAGTTTTGCTGCGGCTCAGTCTCAAATAAGTTACATAAATCACACATCCAACCTGTATGGGCATGATTGCAATCAGACTTTTGCAAAAATAGTTGATATCTAGAATAGACACAGTATTGAAATAGCCCATACCCAGCAATAGGAAGATCGCCCAAATGAGATATTTACGTTTAATTTTTAGCATATAGGGTTTTGCAATAAGGTGAGGTACACCGATAGCTTGCGTGGCGTAGCCATGATCAGCTGAAACACATCTATAGGAATCCGATTTGATTATTACAAAAATCTAAGTATATGTAGGGTGTGTTATGGCTTTAGCCTAACGCACCGTCTTTGTGGGTCTTGGTGCCGTACTCTCCTCGATCACACACCCTACGTGTGTTTCATAAATCAAATATGAGTCCTATAGTTTGCATATTCAGATTACATTCAACTCTTGTGTAGCCCATATCTTGCACTCCTGCACTAGAAGTCGCGGAACCATCCAGGCGAAACCCACCTACGTGGGTTGAAAACCTTGATTTTCTGTTAGTCCGCCAGCACGGACTTTCCTCTGGGAAGCCGCTACGCGTCTAGTTTATATAGCTGTGTTCGCCCTTGGCGTTGCGTTAGCAATATTCCCATCACTAGGGCTAGGTGCAAGATGTGAGTATAGAAATTTCTAAAACCAGCCCTGCTTATTCACAAAGTAGGTATGAACAAACTCTTCTGGGGACTTGTTCAAGTAAATCATGCCTTCAATCAAACCCACAAGCTGCATAATTAACAAACTAATTCCGTAGGTAAAAAAACCTCCAACTAAAGCAATCACGAGCATAATAAAGCCTTCTGGCACATATCCTAGAACAAATTTATGAGCGCCAACTCCTCCGAAAATAATCCCGCAGTAACCAGCAACAAGTTGTTTCGTTGGTTGAGTTGGGTTGAAATTTGCCATATTAGTTCTGCTCCTGTAAAAGTGATGATAAATTTTCAATCTTAGTTAAAACCAAAATAAATAAATATATTTTTTTAGTAAATATATTTTTAAGTTTTTGTTAGTAAGATTGCACCCCAATATCAAGAGATAAACCTAGTATGGCAAGGCTGTGATTAAAACATCCTTTTAGGCACGCTAGGTGAACAAAAAGCTGACTTTAAGGCTTTTTATTCACTGAAAACTGGTACTTTATTTACGTCATACTGTACTAGGTTTTCTAGTTGAAAAGCAAAATTGACAATTTGATACAGAAGAATTATTCCTCAGTATATTGGGAAATATTGTACTATTGGCTAACTGTTCAACACTCTCATAAGGGACTTCCAAGGAATAAAATCCCCAACCAATTTGTAGGGTGGGTGAGGACGATAGTCCGTAACCCACCACTATCCCTTATCTCACTCAACCGAGAACCGCTATAACTTAGATTTTGTACTTAGCCGTGATAATTCTAAATATTACAGTAGTTGGTTTTAACTAGGACACTTCTTAATTGAAAGTGCTTTAATTATTTGTAGATGCTATTTGTTCATGTGTCAGGAAACAAATTTGTTACAAATACAGCAGTAGTTTATATGCCTAATCACGCTGCGCGGAATTCATAACTATCTCAACAATAGCTGAACTTAACCAGATAATACTAGATGTTTCCCTAGATATTTTGTGATTGAATTCACATTATTGCTCGATTATCTTTACTAGCAGCATATTTAGACTTCAAATAGCATTTATATATGCAAATAAAACCAAATACTTATCAGATTAGCAACCGTATGATTAGGTTTTATTAGTTACCACTACCCAAAATAAATAGACTGATTAACGTACCACTATTCCAAAGACTATGGAGCAGCATAGGAGCCAAGAGATTGCGCGATCGCGTGTAAACTACACCTAAAACCATCCCTAACGCTGTCAGGGGCAGGATTTCCGACAAACTGAGGTGAGCGATCGCAAACAACAAACTACTCAACATAATTGCGCCCCAAACAGGTACATAACGAGTCAGAGAGGGCAATAGAAAGCCGCGAAACAGCAATTCTTCAAAAATGGGGGCTGCGATCGCAGCAGTAAAGAAAAATAGCCCCAGAGCCACAGTATCTTGGCTTTCCAGCGCCAACTGCAACAAAGGATTACTACCACCCTGACCTTGCCATAATTGTTGATTAATCAACGACACCAGCACCACTATCGGTAAAGCGGCACAATAACCGCCGAATCCCCATAAAATCCACCGATCTTGCAACCGGAAGCGAAACCAATTTTCTGGTAGGGGAAAAAAGCGCTTGACCGATAAATAAAGCACCAACAGCGCACCTGAAGCTACCATCATGTAGCTGACTAAAACAGATAAAGCCTGAAGTCGGACATTAATAATAGGGCGCGGGATGGGGAGTAGCATCACCAAAACAGGCACAAACAGTTGCCCCATAAAGAAAAAGCCCACCACAAAAACCTGTAAAATCGTTTCCGCATCCCAAGGCGTTGACCAAGGCAAATCAGCATTTTGAGCCAATATAGCGGCTTTTCCCTTGAGCAAACGCTGACCAATCAAGAAAACCAGCAAGATGAGACCAGTTAATGCTGTTACAGTGGGAATTGTCGCAATTAAGGCTAATTTCAGCACAGATTGGGTAGCAGCTTCTTGTTGTTGGGCTTTAACTGTTGATAAAGCTTCTTCTCGTTGTTGGAGTTCGTAAAGTTGAATTAAAGAAGTATAGCGAAACCAGCCATCTAAATTTTTGTTAATCAGCTGTTGGGAATTAGGTAGAAGTCGAGGAGGATCACTCCATATTCCACTCAATACAGCCGCAGTTTCCCGAAAGTCTGGATTAATTTCGGAGTTTTGCTTTAATTCAGCCCAAGTATTAATAGCTGTATCGGTTTTTTCTTGGTTTGCGTGTAAAATTCCTAGACGTAAATCTAAATCAGCCTGTAATTTTCGCAGTTGTTGAAGAGATTTCTGCAACTTTCCCTGCTGTTCCTGACGAGAAGCTTTAGTGTCAGGAGGCGCATCTGGTAAAGGTTTTGGGGGTATGGGAAGAGCCTGAGATTGAGCAAGTTGTTTTTCAGCTTTGTCCAAATTAGTTTGAACTGACTGACGCACCTGCTGATATTGCTTTGTAGCATTTTCTAGCGGGTTTTCTCCCAGAATCGCTGCTTTAATTGCTGACAAATTTTCGTCATTACTATCTTCTGGTTGCCAAGCTTGGGCTTGTAAAGCAATATTAGTTTGGTACAGTTCCAGACGACTTTGGAACTGCGGCTCCTGCAAAGTACCAAATAAAGACGAAACTGACAACAAGATTGCTATCGGCGTTAGGACAAAAAATAAAATTAACCGCTTAATCGCCATCTATTCCCCTTAAAAAATTCACCAGGGCAACGCGTACCCTTTGGAAATTATCGCAAGAAAACGCCAAAGCTTGATCAATATATCCATATTTTGTGTTTGCTAGTTCTCTGTGGAGTTCACAGTTCCTGATAGCTACGCCGCGGCGAAGGCATCGCAAATGGAATCGATACAATGGTAATATCAGGACTCAGTCAGCAATAGCGCCATATTTCACTGAGACTAAATATCTGGTGCTAATCCTAAAATTTTGGTTTTAATGAGCAGCGACATTCAACTCAACCTCTTTGATGACACCAACTCGAACCCACGAGATTTAATTCCCACAGACGCAAAAATTCCCATTACATCTGGAACCTATGCCAATATGACCGAGTTGGCACAGGATTGTAATCAGTGCCACCGTTGTGGTTTAGGAGACAATCGGACTCATGCCGTGGTTGGGCGTGGTCATCTCCAAGCACCAATTATGCTCATAGGAGAAGCACCAGGTCAAAACGAAGATGAAACCGGTTTACCATTTGTCGGTAGATCAGGACAGTTGCTAGAAAAAATATTAGCATCTGTAAATCTGAGTACCGAAAAGGATGTATATATTGCCAATATTAATAAATGCCGTCCACCAGACAACCGAACTCCCACCCCTGATGAAATGGCGGCTTGTG comes from the Nodularia sp. NIES-3585 genome and includes:
- a CDS encoding iron-sulfur cluster assembly accessory protein, whose protein sequence is MTQVTQSQQRGIQLSQSALLQVKSLQQKQGNELCLRVGVRQGGCSGMSYMMDFEDTSKITPQDEVFDYDGFKIVCDGKSLLYLYGLMLDYSDAMIGGGFQFTNPNAAQTCGCGKSFGV
- a CDS encoding M48 family metallopeptidase — its product is MAQTVEFLFDTGLERYKAGEATETLIPVFKEVCDRAPKTSSAWICLSWLYLLENKPNLAYKAAQKAVKLNPQDPQARINLAMSMLETGQKGLREHIEFAKQLIFVNEEWEKEIKDSITDGLSRKPDWQSLAKVKTWLFE
- a CDS encoding TIGR01777 family oxidoreductase, with the protein product MKVAITGATGFVGSRLVEKLHKQGHRILVLTRNSLSAQKVFPPGAFPNIEIVTYTPTESGSWQDTLAGCDGVVNLAGEPIAEERWTSGQKQKILNSRQLGTQKIVEAIAKAHPQPSVLVNASAVGYYGTSETATFDETSSSGNDFLAQVCQAWEAEAQKVKDAGVRLVILRLGIVLGDGGALGKMITPFKLFAGGPLGSGRQWLSWIHLDDLVNLILQALTNSAMEGVYNATAPHPVRMAELSQTLGQVMQRPSWLPVPGFALEALLGDGAMVVLEGQQVMPKRTLDAGFKYEYSDLLPALSQIIR
- a CDS encoding FHA domain-containing protein, which encodes MATETHENHLLIIEDDQGRKEFILEQTIYSLGRDRECNIRLVSQFVSRRHATLVRMPRENSRNTYYYRIVDGDAKGKPSANGMIVNGRKIPFHDLKNEDEIVFGPQIRAIYYLLQNTQLSGRTDASEYDITLINPGMNEDEEIED
- a CDS encoding cation-translocating P-type ATPase, producing the protein MQLAPKTQLTPEPTPTSEKIILDVGGMKCAGCVSAVERQLMQYPGVKSACVNLATEVAVVETELGDSEAGRSPVDQDALAQRLTSAGFPSQPRQAREKIAGESTSQDPEERKRREMRSSFGQLIIAGVLLVLSGIGHFGSMGGQILPILNNIWFHCGLATVAILIPGRPILVDGWRGWRRNAPNMNTLVGLGTLTAYTASLIALLFPQMGWECFFDEPVMMLGFILLGRTLEQQARGRASAAFRELLALQPQIARLIPNPDPEKLGLGSNIVEIPAEKVRVGEWLQVLPGDKIPVDGEVRFGQTTVNESMLTGEAVPVMKQPGDLVAAGTLNQSGAIAIFATRTGSDTTLAQIVTLVEAAQTRKAPVQKLADTVAGYFTYGVLTASVLTFVFWFFFGTHIWSDVTMSGGMEMMNHAPLSTPEAIARVSTHSPLLTSLKLAIAVMVVACPCALGLATPTAILVGTAIGAERGLLIKGGDVLERVHQLDTVVFDKTGTLTTGNPTVTDCLPFEEWDDHNYSLLQLAAAVESGTYHPLAKAIQQAAQEQKLFIPDAVDFHTEPGLGVSAIVEGLSLLLGNWDWLSKHGVFASDAAQQIAQHLAEEGKTVVGVAVEGNLAGLIAVKDTLRPDAEATVNKLREMGLRVMLLSGDRLEAANAIAKQLGLDSADVMAGVLPAKKADVIKSLQLQGRSQSPTPHSPLPTPHSPLPTPHSPLPTPHSVVAMVGDGINDAPALSQADVGIALYSGTDVAMETAEIVLMRDRLNDVVASIQLSRATFNKIRQNLFWAFAYNTIGIPLAAGVLLPNFGFVLSPSGAAALMAFSSVSVVTNSILLRRLAHRL
- a CDS encoding TM2 domain-containing protein, producing MANFNPTQPTKQLVAGYCGIIFGGVGAHKFVLGYVPEGFIMLVIALVGGFFTYGISLLIMQLVGLIEGMIYLNKSPEEFVHTYFVNKQGWF
- a CDS encoding CPBP family intramembrane glutamic endopeptidase, with amino-acid sequence MAIKRLILFFVLTPIAILLSVSSLFGTLQEPQFQSRLELYQTNIALQAQAWQPEDSNDENLSAIKAAILGENPLENATKQYQQVRQSVQTNLDKAEKQLAQSQALPIPPKPLPDAPPDTKASRQEQQGKLQKSLQQLRKLQADLDLRLGILHANQEKTDTAINTWAELKQNSEINPDFRETAAVLSGIWSDPPRLLPNSQQLINKNLDGWFRYTSLIQLYELQQREEALSTVKAQQQEAATQSVLKLALIATIPTVTALTGLILLVFLIGQRLLKGKAAILAQNADLPWSTPWDAETILQVFVVGFFFMGQLFVPVLVMLLPIPRPIINVRLQALSVLVSYMMVASGALLVLYLSVKRFFPLPENWFRFRLQDRWILWGFGGYCAALPIVVLVSLINQQLWQGQGGSNPLLQLALESQDTVALGLFFFTAAIAAPIFEELLFRGFLLPSLTRYVPVWGAIMLSSLLFAIAHLSLSEILPLTALGMVLGVVYTRSRNLLAPMLLHSLWNSGTLISLFILGSGN
- a CDS encoding uracil-DNA glycosylase family protein, with translation MSSDIQLNLFDDTNSNPRDLIPTDAKIPITSGTYANMTELAQDCNQCHRCGLGDNRTHAVVGRGHLQAPIMLIGEAPGQNEDETGLPFVGRSGQLLEKILASVNLSTEKDVYIANINKCRPPDNRTPTPDEMAACVPYLLEQIRLVDPKIILLTGATAVKGITGDKRGITKIRGQWLEWEGRLCMAIFHPSYLLRNSSKEVGKPKWLMWQDIQAVRAKLDEITMN